A region of the Microcystis aeruginosa FD4 genome:
AAAACGCAATCGTAGCCTTCTTGGAGCTTATAATAATAGTCCACCATGTTATCGGGAGAGTCGGAATTATCTGCCATTACTACTGCCACTGCATCACCGCTAAAATTTTCTAATCCACAGCGCACCGCAAAACCAAACCCGTTAGGATAATAGTTATTAATGTAGCGAATCCGAGGATTTTCTTGGTTGATTTTTTGCAGAACTGCTTCGGTGTTATCTTTGCTATTGTCATTAACAACTAGGATTTCATAATCAATTCTATCCTCTTTTAAACGTTCAGATATTAAGTTAGTGGTGCTTTCGATGCAATCTTCTTCGTTGTAAGCAGGAATAACTATTGATAAGGTTTTTACTGCATAGTTATCCCTTGATTGACGTGGGTGAGAGTAACCGTCCATCTCGAAAGCTGGTGCTAATCCTTCGGGATAGTACATTTCTGTCTCATTAGTCTTATTCTTGGGTTTAAAAACTAGGCTATCACTGGCGACATAATTAATACTAGCCCCCACTAAAACCCCAATCATTGTGTTAACTCCAGGGCTAATTCCTAACCAGTTTAAGAAGGGAAATATCAAAAAAACTCGCAGTAAAACTGCTAAACCTGCCGAGAGATGATAGAGAGGAAGTTGTATCAAAATCACATCTCTAATTGTCCAATCTCCTCCAGTCCACACCCAGATTCTATAGATAAAGAAACTGGCAATTAAAGATATTTCTATCGAAATGACATTAGCAACATTCTTCAGAAATGGGGTATTAAATCCCAAGTCATCAATGAACCAATAAATTAAGAATAAGTTGATTAGAAATGCCACTCCCCCAGCAATGAGAAATCGGAAAATTTTATTGTTGTAGATTTTAGTTAACATAATAGTCTCTTAAAACATGATCTGGTTTAGTTTTTCTAGGTCAATATTGCTCTATTAATAACATTATTAATGTCCTCTGGTTAACTAATTAACATAGTTCCTCAATTACTAGCAGTATATTTGGCTAAAAATAACTTTTGTAACGAGGGAAAACTAGCAGATAAAAGCTGACCAGAATAATTCTTGATTTACCCTAAGTCCAACGGCTAACGTTTTGACTAAAAATCTCTTTGAGAATATCTGTTACCGTGTAGGTTAACTGCCAATCAGGATAATGATTTTTAAACTTACTCACATCAGAAATCCACCAAATATGATCACCAATACGATTAGTCTCTACATACTGCCAGTTTAACTTTTTATCTGCAATCGCTTCACATTCTTGAATAGCTTCTAACATGGAACAATTACTAAAGCGACTACCACCGATATTATAAACTTCTGCTACTCGCGGAGTCTGATAAAAATGATAGAAAGCATTGACAAGATCGTAACTATGAATATTATCGCGTACCTGCTTACCCTTATAGCCATAAATACTGTATTCTTTGCCAGTCATCGTACATTTCATTAAGTAGGATAAAAACCCGTGTAATTGGGTTCCCGAATGACTTGGACCGGTTAAACAACCACCACGAAAAGAGGCAGTTTTCATCTCAAAATAACGCCCGTATTCCTGTACCAACACATCCGCTGCCACTTTCGAGGCACCAAACAAAGAATGTTTACAAGCATCAATACTCATCAACTCGTCAATACCTTGAGCAAAATAAGAATGATTTTCCGAGATTTCCCAACGTAATTCTTTTTCTACTAAAGGCAATTCATTCGGTCTATCCCCGTAAACTTTATTGGTGGAACAGAAAATAAATACTGCTTGGGGACATTGTTGACGAGTATTTTCTAATAATACTAAAGTTCCGTTAGCATTGACACTAAAATCCATATAGGGATCCTTAGCTGCCCAATCGTGGGAAGGTTGCGCCGCCGTGTGGATAATTAAGGATATATCATGACTATAGGTTTTAAATATAGCTGCAATAGCTTCATGATCGCGAATATCTACAGCATGGTGAATGTATTTATCCCCGTAATCTTGGGATAATTTGGCTCGATTCCACTCCGTTGAAGCGTCTTCGCCAAAAAATACCTGACGCATATTATTATCGATACCGACGACAGTATAACCCCGATCACAAAAAAATCGTACTGATTCGGAACCGATTAAACCAGCAGAACCAGTTACTAGAACGATCGCCATAACTATATCCTGAATTTTTTGCCTAGTTGTTGAGAAATTTCCCAAGTTGAGAAAACTTTCCCCGACTTTACTAGATAGGTTCACCTTTGTCAATTAAACAGGAGGAGATTCCCTTAACTGCGGCAATTCCTTCAAAAATTATCGTCCTATCCACTAGGAGTGATTTAATGGCGTTTTCTTGCCAGTAATCCCTCATTAAGTCCCCATCTCCCCCCGTTAAAATTATCCCGCTCTCTGGATATAAATTTAACCATTCCAGACTGAATTTTTCTATTCCCGCCAAAATTGTATAAATTATCCCACTTCTTATCCCTTCTGCTGTTTCTTTTGCCCACATCTGAGGTAATCTTTCCAGTAAAGACACCTCTGGTAAGGTTGCCGTCCGTTCCCTTAAACTGGCTAATTGCACCTTTAACCCGGGTAAAATTGCCCCCCCCACTAGCTTTTTATCCCCATCCACCCCCGTAAAAGTTAAAGCTGTTCCCGCATCGATGACTAAACAGGGAAATCCGTATTTTTTTCCCGCACCTAAGACAGCTAAAGCTCGATCGATGCCGAATGTCGGATATAAATCCAGTAAAGGAATATCTTTCAGAGTAATTATCCGTAAATTGCCATAATTTGCCCATAATTCTCTTTGGCTAGGAACCACAGAAGCGACAACCAATTCACAGTTGCATTTATTTGTCAAGAGTTTAGGGAAAATTTGTTGCAAAAATTCATCACTTAGGGGTTCGGTCAGGTGGGGAGTATCGAGACAAGCTAACAGGGTTTGACCGCGAAAATACCCCCAATGTAGCCGAGAATTGCCGATCATCAACCCTATCCAGTCAGTATCTTGCTCAGTCATTTAGTTAGTGGGAAGTATTTTCAGTGAACAGTGAACAGTAAACAGTAAACAGTAATCAGTGATTAGGGATCGGTAAACAGTACAGTAAACAGTAATCAGTGAACCGAAAACTCACATCTGATCACTGATAACTGATCACTGATCACTGATAAGGCTGATATTCGGGGGAATTATCTAGAAATCATGACAAAACTTTTTTAATGGTTGAGCAGGCAAGAGATAATATAACCTATGTATAGAATTTAACAAAAAATCTGGTTAACGGACATTGATCAAGTCGATAGCGCAGTGTCAAACAAGTTCTTTTCCCGCTCAGGTATGGCAATTAGATCACGGCTTAACCGTAATTCATCAGTATTTACCCGTGACTCCTGTGGTGGTGGTGGATGTGTGGGTGAAAGCAGGTGCGATCGCTGAACCCGACCCATGGTTAGGTATGGCCCATTTTCTCGAACACATGATCTTTAAGGGGACGAAAAAACTTCCCCCCGGACTCTTTGACTATTTAATCGAAAATTGTGGCGGAATGACCAACGCTGCCACCAGTCACGATTACGCGCACTTCTATCTCACCACCAGTGTGGATCAAATTGAACATACCTTACCCCATCTGGCCGAAATTCTCCTCCATGCTGAGATTGACGATGAGGAATTCTATCGGGAAAAAGATGTAGTCTTAGAAGAATTACGGGCCTGTTATGATGATCCCGATTGGATTGCCTACCAAACCCTCTGCGGAAGTATCTACCAAAACCATCCCTACGGACGCTCTATTCTAGGCGATCAACCCTGTTTAGAGCAATTAACCCCCAATCAAATGCGCTGTTTCCATCGCACCTATTATCAACCGGAAAATATGTGTGTGGCGATTATTGGGGGAATTGAACCCCAACCAGCTTTAGAAATTATCCGGCAATCTTTTCGGGAATTTCCCGTCCCCTCGGAATCCCCTCCCCATCTAGTGGCTGCCGAACCCCCCATGATCGAAATTCGTCGCTCCCAAGTATATTTACCCCATCTAGAACATTCTCGTCTCTTGATGGGATGGACTGGACCGGGATGCGATCGCCTAGAAGATGCCTTTGGATTAGACTTGATTTCTGTAATTCTTGCCGGAGGACGCTGTTCGCGGTTAGTGCGACAGCTGCGGGAAGAAGCGCAAATCGTCCTCGATATTAACAGTAATTTTTCCCTGCAACGAGATTCCAGTCTCTTTACCATCGGTGCTTGCCTATCTAGCTCACAAACCGCAGCAATTGAAGCTATTATCTGTGAACATCTCCAACATCTGCACGATCATCCCGTCCCCCCCGCAGAATTACACCGCACTCAACAGATATTAGCTAACGATTATATTTTCTCCACAGAAACCCCGGGCCAATTAGCCGGACTCTATGGATATTATCAAACCCTGAGAGCTGCCGACCTAGCAACGATCTATCCCCAAGTTATCCAAAGTTTGCAACCGTCAGATCTACAGCGTCTCGCTCGTCAGTATCTCTCCCCGGAGCGATATGCTATTACAATAATGCAACCCTGTGAATAAACGATGTCCGCTTCTCCCATTCACCGCTTAACCTTAGAAAATGGCATCACTCTTTTAGTGGTGGAAAATACGGCCGTGGAGTTAGTTGCAGGGAGGATTTTTCTCAAAAATGCGGGTACTCGTTGGGAAAAAACCGAAAAGGCGGGTTTATTTCGTCTCTTGGCCGTGCTGCTCACCAAAGGTACAGAAAAGTTATCTTCCCTAGAAATTGCCGATCGCGTTGAGTCCACGGGGGCCGGTTTAAGTGCCGATACGGGGACCGATTATTTTGTGGTGAGTTTAAAGACCGTTACTAAGGATTTTTTAGATATATTGCGTCTAGCGGCGGAAATTATTCGTTTTCCCAGTTTTCCCCCTCCAGAAATCGAATTAGAGAAAAATCTCACCCGTCAAAGCATTCGCTCTCAATTGGAACAGCCTTTTAATGTCGCTTTTAATCAATTACGCGCAGCTATGTACCCCGATCATCCCTATGGTATGTCTTTATTGGGTACGGAGGCAACGGTTTCGCAATTGCAACGGGAGGATATGCAGGCCTATCATAGTCGCTTTTTCCGTCCCGATAACCTCGTGATTAGTCTTTCTGGCCGTATTACCCTAGAGGAAGCGGTAAAAGCAGTGACGGAAATTTTTGGCAGTTGGTCAATTCCCGATCTTCCTTTATCTAGTTTACCCCCGGCCGCTTTTGATTTTCAGCCTACCTGTTTAACTACCGTCCAAGCTAG
Encoded here:
- a CDS encoding NAD-dependent epimerase/dehydratase family protein, translated to MAIVLVTGSAGLIGSESVRFFCDRGYTVVGIDNNMRQVFFGEDASTEWNRAKLSQDYGDKYIHHAVDIRDHEAIAAIFKTYSHDISLIIHTAAQPSHDWAAKDPYMDFSVNANGTLVLLENTRQQCPQAVFIFCSTNKVYGDRPNELPLVEKELRWEISENHSYFAQGIDELMSIDACKHSLFGASKVAADVLVQEYGRYFEMKTASFRGGCLTGPSHSGTQLHGFLSYLMKCTMTGKEYSIYGYKGKQVRDNIHSYDLVNAFYHFYQTPRVAEVYNIGGSRFSNCSMLEAIQECEAIADKKLNWQYVETNRIGDHIWWISDVSKFKNHYPDWQLTYTVTDILKEIFSQNVSRWT
- a CDS encoding M16 family metallopeptidase; translation: MIKSIAQCQTSSFPAQVWQLDHGLTVIHQYLPVTPVVVVDVWVKAGAIAEPDPWLGMAHFLEHMIFKGTKKLPPGLFDYLIENCGGMTNAATSHDYAHFYLTTSVDQIEHTLPHLAEILLHAEIDDEEFYREKDVVLEELRACYDDPDWIAYQTLCGSIYQNHPYGRSILGDQPCLEQLTPNQMRCFHRTYYQPENMCVAIIGGIEPQPALEIIRQSFREFPVPSESPPHLVAAEPPMIEIRRSQVYLPHLEHSRLLMGWTGPGCDRLEDAFGLDLISVILAGGRCSRLVRQLREEAQIVLDINSNFSLQRDSSLFTIGACLSSSQTAAIEAIICEHLQHLHDHPVPPAELHRTQQILANDYIFSTETPGQLAGLYGYYQTLRAADLATIYPQVIQSLQPSDLQRLARQYLSPERYAITIMQPCE
- a CDS encoding glycosyltransferase — translated: MLTKIYNNKIFRFLIAGGVAFLINLFLIYWFIDDLGFNTPFLKNVANVISIEISLIASFFIYRIWVWTGGDWTIRDVILIQLPLYHLSAGLAVLLRVFLIFPFLNWLGISPGVNTMIGVLVGASINYVASDSLVFKPKNKTNETEMYYPEGLAPAFEMDGYSHPRQSRDNYAVKTLSIVIPAYNEEDCIESTTNLISERLKEDRIDYEILVVNDNSKDNTEAVLQKINQENPRIRYINNYYPNGFGFAVRCGLENFSGDAVAVVMADNSDSPDNMVDYYYKLQEGYDCVFGSRFIKGGKVIDYPIHKLFINRLANLFIQVLFGLKFNDTTNAFKIYRKEVIEGISPLLSHHFNLTVEMPLKAIVRGYSYTTIPITWRNRTTGVSKLKLKEMGSRYLFIVLSIWLEKHFSRGDYKRKQKKNQVV
- a CDS encoding M16 family metallopeptidase, giving the protein MSASPIHRLTLENGITLLVVENTAVELVAGRIFLKNAGTRWEKTEKAGLFRLLAVLLTKGTEKLSSLEIADRVESTGAGLSADTGTDYFVVSLKTVTKDFLDILRLAAEIIRFPSFPPPEIELEKNLTRQSIRSQLEQPFNVAFNQLRAAMYPDHPYGMSLLGTEATVSQLQREDMQAYHSRFFRPDNLVISLSGRITLEEAVKAVTEIFGSWSIPDLPLSSLPPAAFDFQPTCLTTVQASQQAIVMLGYPGSSVQEDDYPVLKLLSTYLGNGLSSRLFVELREKRGLAYDVSSFYPTRLDSSQFVIYMGTAPQNTAIAVSGLRQEAERLYKVTLSEEELQSAKNKLLGQYALGKQTNAEIAQLYGWYESLGLGIEFDRTFLDSINQITPEQARSVADKYFQNPYISLVGPENAIAEIL
- a CDS encoding pantothenate kinase, with protein sequence MTEQDTDWIGLMIGNSRLHWGYFRGQTLLACLDTPHLTEPLSDEFLQQIFPKLLTNKCNCELVVASVVPSQRELWANYGNLRIITLKDIPLLDLYPTFGIDRALAVLGAGKKYGFPCLVIDAGTALTFTGVDGDKKLVGGAILPGLKVQLASLRERTATLPEVSLLERLPQMWAKETAEGIRSGIIYTILAGIEKFSLEWLNLYPESGIILTGGDGDLMRDYWQENAIKSLLVDRTIIFEGIAAVKGISSCLIDKGEPI